Proteins encoded within one genomic window of Girardinichthys multiradiatus isolate DD_20200921_A chromosome 21, DD_fGirMul_XY1, whole genome shotgun sequence:
- the zc2hc1a gene encoding zinc finger C2HC domain-containing protein 1A has protein sequence MMEEFEDVDALPAQGLSQCKTCKRWFFPKVLEKHANICQKTATKRRKIFDSSRQRAEGTEISTLKPIKPKLQSSAASQKAEPPKKPSNWRKKHEDFIATIRAAKAATQAVKDGGPLPPPPPPSYDPDYIQCPYCQRRFNENAADRHIKFCQEQAARIPIKNKSGDAKKPPSRTQFKPPGSVKKANPPAVSTIPSASSRLPQRQGLGQSTGIPSSKANPAGSVRSNLSGLSSPPSCVGNKIRAVSSSYGCARNSPSGIAANKKKADTYTSRNDVDCGNEIDNVGIKSKFCHACGTKYPVDSAKFCCECGVRRMCI, from the exons ATGATGGAAGAAtttgaag ATGTTGATGCTCTTCCTGCTCAGGGTCTGTCTCAGTGCAAAACGTGTAAAAGATGGTTCTTCCCCAAAGTCCTG GAGAAGCATGCTAACATTTGCCAAAAGACAGCAACTAAAAGGAGAAAGATTTTCGATTCGAGTCGACAGAGAGCTGAAGGAACAGAGATCTCCACACTAAAACCAATCAAACCAAAG TTGCAAAGCTCAGCTGCCTCACAGAAA GCAGAACCTCCGAAGAAGCCTTCCAACTGGCGCAAGAAACATGAGGACTTCATCGCCACCATTCGGGCTGCCAAGGCCGCCACTCAGGCAGTAAAGGATGGGGGACCATTacccccacctcctcctccgTCTTATGATCCAG ATTACATCCAGTGTCCTTACTGTCAGCGGAGGTTCAATGAGAACGCAGCTGACAGACACATCAAATTCTGCCAGGAGCAAGCCGCCCGCATACCCATTAAAAACAAGTCAGGAGATGCCAAGAAGCCTCCGAGTCGCACACAG TTTAAGCCTCCTGGTTCTGTAAAGAAAGCGAACCCTCCTGCTGTATCCACGATCCCCTCAGCCTCTTCCCGTTTACCTCAGAGACAAGGCCTGGGACAGTCCACTG GAATCCCATCAAGTAAGGCTAACCCAGCAGGCTCGGTGAGAAGCAATCTCTCTGGACTGTCAAGCCCACCCTCATG CGTGGGAAATAAGATCAGAGCTGTAAGCTCAAGCTACGGGTGTGCGAGGAACTCTCCGTCAGGAATAGCAGCCAACAAAAAGAAAGCTGACACCTACACATCTAG GAATGATGTTGACTGTGGAAATGAAATTGACAACGTTGGAATAAAGAGCAAGTTCTGCCACGCCTGTGGTACCAAGTACCCTGTTGACTCCGCTAAATTCTGCTGTGAATGTGGGGTCCGGAGGATGTGCATCTGA